Genomic window (Mycolicibacterium smegmatis):
TCGGCGACGTGGGCGGCGGGATCAACCGTGATCAGCTCGGGCTCAACGCGCCGAGCTCGGAAACCGAGTCCGAGGGCGGCGACACCGCCGCAGCCGGCGCCACGGTGAAACCCGTTCGCGCGACGGTGTTCTCGCCCGAGGGTGAAGCCGACAACCCCGGTCAGGCCGAACTCGCGATCGACGGCAGCAGCAGCACCATGTGGTCCACCGACACCTATTCCGATCCGGTGCCGTTCCCCGGGTTCAAGAACGGTGTCGGCCTGATCCTGCAGTTGCCCCAGCCCACGGTGATCGGATCGGTGGATCTCAACGTCACCAGCACGGGCACCGCGGTGCAACTGCGTGCGGCCAACAGCAACTCGCCGTCCTCGCTGTCGGACACCACCGAGCTGACGTCGCCGACCACGCTCAAGACCGGGTCCAACACCATCTCGGTGGGGCGTGCGGCGCCGACGCAGTATCTGCTGGTGTGGATCTCGACGCTGGGCACCGTGGACGGCAAGAGCAAGACCGACATCTCCGACATCACGGTCAAAGCCGCCTCCTGAGCCGGTTATCCCCAACCGCGGGGTCCGCTGACCTCGCGGTTCGGGCGTGCGGCGAAAACTTGTGTCCTGCAGGTGCCCTGACACCGTTTAGGTTCGGCATGTGGGACGGGGAGAGTTTGCGGGGGCGGCGCACACGCGCTCGGATGCCGAACTGCTCGCGGCCCACGTCGCCGGGGACCGGTACGCGTTCGAGGAACTGGTGCTGCGCCACCACCGCCAGCTGCGCCGGCTGGCCTACCTGACCAGCAACCACCTCGACGACGCCGACGACGCCGTCCAGGAGGCGTTGCTCAAGGCCCATCGCACCGCGGCCACATTCCGGTTCGACTGCGCGGTGAGCAGCTGGCTGTACCGCATCGTGGTCAACGCCTGCCTGGATCGCCTGCGCCGCAGCAGAACTCAGCCGTCGGCCACCCACTACGTCGAACTCGGCCACGTCAACCACCTGCGCGATCCGGCCGCCGACCCGGCGCCGCGTGTCACGACGGCGATCACGGTGGAACGCGCACTGCTGCAGCTGCCGGTCGATCAGCGTGCCGCGGTGGTCGCGGTCGACATGCAGGGATATTCGGTGGCAGAGACCGCACGGCTGCTCGGCGTCGCCGAAGGCACCATCAAGAGCCGGTGTGCCCGCGCACGAGCCAAACTGGCGCGCACGCTGCAGTATTTTGATGGCGATGAACCGCAGCCCGCGACCAGCGCCCATCGAGGAGCCGCTCACCCCTGAGCTGCTGGCCGACCTGCAGGCCGGGCTCCTCGACGACGCGACCGCGGCCCGGGTGCGCAGGCGCGTGCGCGACGATCCCGAGGCGGCCGACATGCTCGCCGCGCTCGAGCGGGTTCGCCGCGACCTCGCCGGACTGGGTGCCGAGCTCGACGCCGAGTCGGCACCACCCGTGCCACCGGAGGTGAGCGCCAAGCTGATCGCGGCCCTGCGCGCCGAACGCCCGCGACATGCGCGCCGCTGGCGTCGCATCGGCGCGATCATCGGCGGCTGCGCAGCACTCGTCGCCGTCGCAATCGGGGCGGTCATGCTGCAGCGCCCGGCCCCGCTGTCGAAACCACCGGCGCCCACGGGTCAGTTCGGCCGCATCACCACCACACCGGTGCCCTCCGACCTGGGCCTCACCGAGGCGCAGGTGCTCGCGGTGCTCACCACGCCGCCCGATTTCGGCCCGCTGGCCGACCCGGCGCGGCGGACCGGCTGTCTGGCAGCGCTCGGTTACCCGCCGGGGATCCGCGTGCTCGGTGCACGCCCGCTCGACGTGGCAGGCCGGCGGGGGGTCCTGATCCTGCTGGCCGACGACCGGCCCGACACGCTCACGGGCCTCGTGGTGCCCGCCGACTGCGCGGACGGCGCCACACCCACGCCGATCGCCCGCACGGTGGTCCGGCAACCGGCGGCACGCCCGTAGTCTTGCAGCAAAATGTGCGTCCGGTCCCACACCTTCGGCGGGAACAGCGCAGCATAGGCTGGCGTTTATGACGGTGCCGGGAAATTTCCGGCGGAAAGGCCCATATGTCCACTTCACAGACGGTTCACGACGTCATCATCATCGGTTCCGGCCCGGCCGGGTACACCGCGGCGATCTATGCGGCCCGCGCTCAGCTCAAGCCCCTGGTGTTCGAGGGCACACAGTTCGGCGGCGCGTTGATGACCACCACCGAGGTGGAGAACTACCCGGGCTTCCGTGAGGGCATCACGGGTCCGGAGCTGATGGATCAGATGCGCGAGCAGGCGCTGCGGTTCGGCGCGGACCTGCGCATGGAAGACGTCGACGCAGTACAGCTCGAAGGCCCCGTCAAGACCGTCGTGGTCGGCGACGAGACCCACCAGGCCCGCGCGGTCATCCTGGCGATGGGCGCGGCCGCACGCCACCTCGGCGTGCCCGGCGAGGAAGCGTTGACCGGCATGGGTGTGAGCACCTGCGCGACGTGCGACGGCTTCTTCTTCCGCGACCAGGACATCGCGGTGGTCGGCGGCGGCGACTCGGCGATGGAGGAAGCGACGTTCCTCACACGCTTTGCCCGCAGTGTGACGTTGATCCACCGCCGCGACGAGTTCCGCGCGTCCAAGATCATGCTGGAGCGGGCCCGCGCCAACGAGAAGATCACGTTCCTCACCAACACCGAGATCACCCAGATCGAGGGTGACCCGAAGGTCACGGGTGTGCGCCTGCGCGACACCGTGACGGGCGAGGAGTCCAAGCTCGACGTCACCGGCGTGTTCGTCGCGATCGGCCACGACCCGCGATCGGAGCTCGTGCGCGGTCAGGTCGAACTCGACGACGAGGGCTACGTCAAGGTCCAGGGCCGCACCACCTACACGTCGCTCGACGGGGTGTTCGCGGCAGGCGATCTGGTGGACCACACCTACCGCCAGGCCATCACGGCCGCGGGCAGCGGCTGTGCGGCGTCCATCGACGCCGAGCGCTGGATCGCCGAACAAGACTGATACACAATAGTTTTCGACTGACAGGAGACAGCCATGAGTGAGGACAGCGCGACCGTCGCGGTCACCGACGATTCGTTCTCCACCGACGTGCTGGGAAGCAGCAAGCCGGTGCTGGTCGATTTCTGGGCCACCTGGTGCGGCCCGTGCAAGATGGTCGCCCCGGTGCTCGAGGAGATCGCCGCCGAGAAGGGTGACCAACTCACCGTCGCCAAGATCGACGTCGACGCCAACCCGGCCACGGCGCGCGATTTCCAGGTCGTGTCGATCCCCACCATGATCCTGTTCAAGGATGGCGCGCCGGTGAAACGCATCGTCGGCGCCAAGGGCAAGGCCGCCCTGCTGCGCGAGCTCTCCGACGCCCTCTGACCCTCTCGGCGTCACATTGGGGGTCGATTAGAGGTCCCCAGGACGCGCTTGGCGTTTTCCGGATTCGGGTATGAGTCTGAGACAATGCTGCCTAGCTAGTCCGGCAGATTGCCGTCAACCAGCCTGGAGGGGCCCCGTATGTCGAGTCTGCGTCGCGGTGATCGCGGCGGTGCGGTCACCGAGATTCGGGCAGCACTGGCAGCGCTCGGGCTCATCGAGAACCCCGACACTGACCTGAGCACGGGCCGCCACGTGGCGCTCGATGTGTTCGATGACGAACTCGACCATGCTGTCCGCGCGTTTCAGCAGCACCGTGGTCTCCTGGTCGACGGAATCGTCGGCGAGGCGACCTACCGCGCCCTGCGCGAGGCGTCGTACCGACTCGGCGCACGCATCCTGTCGCACCAGTTCGGTGCCCCGATGTACGGCGACGACGTGGCGACGCTGCAGGCGCGGTTGCAGGACCTCGGCTTCTACACCGGCCTGGTCGACGGGTACTTCGGCCTGCAGACCCACAACGCGCTCATGTCGTATCAGCGTGAGTACGGGTTGTATCCCGACGGGATCTGCGGCCCGGAGACCCTGCGCTCGCTGTACTTCCTCGGCTCACGCGTCACCGGCGGGTCGCCGCACGCGATCCGCGAAGAGGAACTCGTGCGCCGGTCCGGTCCGCGCCTGTCGGGTAAGCGGGTCATCATCGATCCGGGCCGCGGCGGCTCCGACCACGGCCTGATCATGCAGGGGCCCCACGGGCCCATCAGTGAGGCCGACATCCTGTGGGACCTCGCGAGCCGGCTCGAGGGCCGCATGACCGCGATCGGCATGGACACCGTGTTGTCGCGCCCGCCGAACCGCAGCCCCTCCGATGCCGAGCGCGCCCAGACCGCCAACGGCGTCGGCGCCGATCTGATGATCAGCCTGCGCTGCGCGACCCAGCCCAGCCCCGCTGCCAATGGCGTCGCGTCGTTCTATTTCGGCAACTCACACGGCTCGGTGTCCACGATCGGACGCAACCTGGCCGACTTCATCCAGCGTGAAGTGGTGGCGCGCACCGGTTTACGTGACTGCCGCACACACGGCCGCACGTGGGATCTGCTGCGCCTGACGCGGATGCCCACCGTGCAGGTCGACATCGGCTACATCACCAATCCCGGTGACCGTGGTCTGCTGGTGTCCCCACAGACCCGTGACGCCATCGCCGAAGGTGTTCTCGCGGCCGTGAAGCGTCTGTACCTGCTGGGCAAGAACGACCGCCCCACAGGCACTTTCACGTTCGCCGAACTGCTCGCACACGAGTTGTCGGTCGAGCAGGCCGGCCGCGGCGCCTGAGCCCTTCCGCGTAACCCCCTGAACCGCAACCTTTTCTGATTCAGCTCACGGGAAGCACGAACCTGCGCCCACCGGTGCCTCCAGGCGGGCGCTTTCCAGCAGACGCTCCAGAGCGGCCTCGACCTCGGCCTTCCAGCCCAGGCCCTTGTCGAGCTCGAGCCGCAGCCTCGGGAAGTACGGATGCGGGGCGACGACCGTGAAGCCGACATCGGTGAGGAATCCCGCGTCGAGCATGCACTGCCCGACCGTGCAGTCCCCCAACACCTTCACTACCGGCGCGAGTTCAGGCGGCAGCGCCGCGAGGTCGTCGAGTTCGGTGAGCGCGGGCGTGTACGCGAATGCCTCGAGCGCACGTACACCGCGGCGCACCAGATCGGTGATCACCGCCGACAGCAGGCCGGCCGACATGTCCTCGGCGCATTCGGCCGAGTCGACGCCGACCGTCGTCAGCAGGATCGCGTCGGCGCTCACGGGCGCGGTCGGGAACAGCCGGGCACGCGGCACCGACGCGGGCGGCGCATAGAACGCGTAACCCAGGCACGGCTCGTCACCGGTGATCACGGCGTCGAGGTCGTCCTCGAGATCACGGCCGCGCGGAGCCTGCACCGCGAGCTGACCGCACGATCCCCACTCGAGCATGACCATCGACAGCCATGCTTCCTTCTCGAACTCCGGATCGGCGAGATGATCCTCCCCCGCGACGGTGGACGGATCGACCTCCCAGAACACGCACCGGCGCGCATGCTTGGGCAGCTGCTCGAACCCCTCGAGCCGAAGCGGCGTTATTCGTGTCGACACTGAACTCTCCGGACTTCACGCGGGCTGGAGGTGCGTGGCTGCCCCTCAAGGATAGGAGAGTGCGCGGCCCGCGGCCCAGTCCCGGCCGAAAATCTCATCCGAGACCACCTCCTACCCGAAAACCGTTGATACACAAAAGCTTTACTTCGAATGCCGGTGCGTTCACAAGGCCCGAACCGGCGAACTGTCACAGTGACAAAACGAGCGCGTGTGGTTGGTCGTCCGCTGACACCGACTTTTACTCTTTCTGGGCGCTCATCAGCTCGACGATGCGCTGCAGATCGTCCACCGACCCGAACTCGACGACGATCTTGCCCTTGCGTTTGCCGAGGCTCACGGTGACGCGCGTGTCGAACGCCGTCGAGAGCCGCTCGGCAACGTCCTGGAGACCCGGCATCTGGATCGGCTTACGGCGCGGGGCAGGCGTGGTCTTGCCTTCACGGTTCGCGAGCGTCACGGCTTCTTCCGTGGCCCGGACCGACAGCCCTTCGGCGACGATGCGCGCCGCGAGTTCCTCCTGGGCCTCCGGTCCGCCCTCGAGCGCGAGGAGCGCCCGCGCGTGGCCGGCCGAAAGTACACCCGCCGCGACACGCCGCTGCACCGCGATGGGCAGACGCAGCAGCCGGATCATGTTCGAGATGAGCGGCCGGGAGCGACCGATGCGCGCCGCGAGTTCGTCGTGGGTGACGCCGAACTCGTCGAGCAGCTGCTGATAGGCCGACGCCTCTTCGAGTGGGTTCAACTGGACGCGGTGGATGTTCTCGAGCAGTGCGTCGCGCAGCATGCCGTCGTCGGCGGTCTCGCGCACGATCGCCGGGATTGCGGTGAGGCCGGCCTGTTGAGCCGCGCGCCAGCGCCGCTCCCCCATGACGATCTGATAGCGGATGTCACCCTTGGGTTCGACCTCGCGCACGACGATCGGCTGCATGAGACCGAACTCGCGGATCGAGTGCACGAGTTCGCTCAGCGCCTCGTCGTCGAACACCTGGCGGGGCTGACGCGGGTTCGGTTCGATGGCCGTCGGGGCGATCTCGCGGTACGTCGCACCGACCTCGTCGCGGTCGAGGGGCTGCACCGCGGAGTCACCTGCGGCACCGTCCTCGGGCGGTGCCGCAGGAGCATCCGTACCCGCAGGCGGAGTCGGTGCCGACGGTGCCCCACCCATGAGGACGTCGGCCGCCGTGGCACCGATTTTCGGGCTCAACCCATCGGGTGCCCCGTCGACCGGTCCGGTGGGGATGAGCGCCGCCAGTCCCCTACCGAGTCCACTGCGCTTGCGTGCCGGCTGATTCATGCTCGTCTCCTGCTCATCACTGCATCCGCTCCCGCTGTACGCCTACTGATCATGCTGCACTACTGCTGGCGCGGCGGCGCCCCACGCTCGGCGATCTCCCGGCTCGCGTCGAGATAGCTCAGTGCTCCACGTGAACCCGGGTCGTAATTGAGGATCGTCATCCCGTAACCGGGTGCCTCCGAGACCTTCACACTGCGAGGGATGACGGTGCGCAGCACCTTGTCCCCGAAGTGCTCCCGGACGTCCTCGGCCACCTGGTCCGCGAGCTTGGTGCGGCCGTCGTACATCGTGAGGATGACGGTCGACACCGACAACTCGGGGTTGAGGTGCGCCTTGACCATCTCGATGTTGCGCAGAAGCTGACCCACGCCTTCGAGTGCGTAGTACTCGCACTGGATCGGGATCAGCACCTCGGGTGCCGCGACGAGCGCGTTGATGGTGAGCAGTCCGAGTGACGGCGGGCAGTCGATGAACACGTAGTCGAAGTTGTGGTTCTTCAACTCCGCGAGCGCGGTGCGGAGCCGGCCCTCGCGAGCCACCATGCTGACCAATTCGATCTCGGCGCCGGCGAGGTCGATGGTCGCCGGGATGCAGTACAGCCGCTCGTTGTGCGGACTCTGCTGGAGTGCTTCCTCGACGGGGATCTCACCGATGAGGACTTCGTACGATGACGGAGTGCCGGGCCGGTGCTCGATGCTCAACGCGGTGCTCGCGTTGCCCTGGGGGTCGAGATCGATGACGAGCGTTCGCAGCCCCTGCAGTGCGAGCGCCGCGGCGACGTTGACCGCCGTCGTCGTCTTGCCGACGCCGCCCTTCTGGTTGGCGATCGTGAAGACGCGCTGGCGCTCGGGACGCGGCAACTGGCGGCGTGCGGAGCTGTGGAGGACACGTGTGGCCTGTTCGGCCTCCGCGGCGATCGGCGTATCCATGGCCGCGTCGGTCACCCATGTCGAGGTCGCGCTGTCCCACGTTTCACGTGAAACATTCGGCTTCTGCACCACGCCCTGTCCTTTGCTCTGACCCGAACCCATGCTCATCTCCTGCCCGTTCTTCCCCGGGACCGCGCCGTCCGACCCGACTTGTTCCGTCCCGGTTTGGCCGCCCGCCGCCGTGCGTCGACGACGGTTACGGGCGGGCTCAAATAGTTCGCGCCACATCTCACCACCCTGGCATCCACCGCTCCGAGTGACTCCATCACACGCCGGTGTTCCTCGATCTCGACTTCGGCACGCTCGCCTTTGATCGGGAGCATCCGGCCTCCGTCCCGAAGGAACGGCACGCTCCACCGTGTCAGCTTGTCCAATGAGGCGACCGCGCGCGACGTCACCACATCCATCTCCCCCACCCGGTCGCGTACCCCTCGATCCTCGGCACGTCCACGGACCACCGTCACGTCGAGGCCGAGCTCGGTCACCGTCTCGCGGAGGAACTCGCTTCTCCGGAGGAGGGGCTCGATCAGTGTCACGTGGATGTCGGGACGCGCCAGCGCCAACGGTATCCCGGGGAGTCCGGCCCCACTACCGATGTCGGCGACGCGCTCCCCCGGCTCCATGAGTTCACCGAGAGCCGCGCTGTTGAGGATGTGCCGCTCCCACACCCGGTCGACTTCGCGCGGGCCGAGGAGTCCCCACTCGACCCCGGCGCCGGCGAGGATCCTGGCGTACAGTTCCGCCGCCTCAAGCCGGTCGCCGAATACAAGAGAAGCGGCCTCTGGGGTCGCAGGAACGGATCCATGTTTCACGTGAAACATCCTCCGCACTCCCGCGGCCAACCCAGAGGCCGCATCTGAACTACACCGATGTAACTAGCCGAGCAGGATGACAACGCGGCGAGAGGGCTCGACCCCTTCACTCTCGCTGCGGACGCCGTCGATGGCCGCCACGGCGTCGTGGACGATCTTGCGCTCGAACGGAGTCATCGGCGCGAGTTCCTCTCGCTGGCCGGTCTCCAGGACCCGGCGGGCCACCTTCTCACCGAGCGCCGCGAGCTCGTCGCGACGACGGCGGCGCCAGCGCGCGATGTCGAGCATCAGGCGGCTGCGCTCACCGGTCTTCTGGTGCACCGCCAGCCGCGTCAGTTCCTGCAGCGCGTCGAGCACCTCACCCTTGCGCCCGACCAGCTTGCTCAGATCGTTGCCCCCGTCGATGCTGACGACCGCGCGGTCGCCCTCGACATCGAGGTCGATGTCCCCGTCGAAGTCCAGGAGGTCCAACAGCTCCTCGAGGTAGTCGCCGGCGATCTCGCCCTCGGCGACCAAGCGCTCTTCGAGATCGTCCTCGGCGCCCACCGCAGGCGCCGTCGTCTCGACCTTGTCGTCCTGGTCGGCGCCGGGGTCAGTCGTCTGTGCGTCTGTCATATCCGTCTCTCCCTACTCGTGCCAGTCGGAACTGGTCATCGTTTCCGCTTCTTGGGGCGCGCTCCCGGCTTGGGCGTCCGGTTCGTCGGCGTTGTACCCGACGTACCCGACGCGCCCGTCGCGCCCGAATCCGTGGTCGGCTCACTCGTCCCCGACGACTCTCCGGTCAGTTCGGTGGCGGAGCCGGCCTCACCTTCGGTACCGGCCTGACCCCCGGGCTGAGCCTTCTTCGCCCGATTCGGCTTGGCGCCCGGCGCAGGTGCGTTGGCCGCGCGGCGCTCCAGCATCTCGGCCTTCTTGGCTTCTTCTTCCTTCTCGATCTTTCCGAACACGTAGTGCTGCTGACCGTAGGTCCAGATGTTGTTCGCGAGCCAGTACATGATCACGGCGAGCGGAAGGAACGGACCACCGACGACGACGCCGAGCGGGAACACGTAGAGCGCGAGCTTGTTCATCATCGCGGTCTGCGGGTTGGCCGCGGCTTCCACACTCTGGCGCGCGACCGAGGCCCGGCTGTTGAAGTGAGTCGCGATGCCGGCGAGGATCATGATCGGCACACCGACCACGATGACGGCCAGGCGGTTGAATTCGGTGAACGCCTCGAGGCCGTGCTGCTGGATCATCGTCGCGCCCAGCGGGGCGCCGAACAGGTTCGCGTCGAGGAAGTGCTGTACGTCGGTCGCGCTGAAGACGTAGTTGCCCAGCGACCGGTTCTCCTCGACCGAAAGGCCCAGCCGGCCGATGCCGGTCTGCGTCCGGTTGAAGGACATCAGCACGTGGTAGAGGCCCAGGAACACGGGCACCTGCGCGAGCATCGGCAGACACCCGAGGATCGGGTTGAACCCGTGTTCCTTCTGCAGCTTCTGCATCTCCAGCGCCATGCGCTGGCGGTCCTTGCCGTACTTCTTCTGCAACGCCTTGATCTGCGGCTGCAGCTCCTGCATCTGGCGCGTCGTACGGATCTGCTTGACGAACGGCTTGTACAGGATGGCGCGCAGCGTGAACACCAGGAACATCACCGACAGCGCCCAGGCGAAGAAATTGGTGGGGCCCAGCAGGAACGAGAACGCCTTGTACCAGACCCACATGATCGCCGACACCGGGTAATAAATGATGTCCAAGCTGAAGAAGTTAAACACGCGACTTGCTCTCCCCTCGCTTCGCTGGGGTTTCCCAGACTGGGTTTTCGGCGGCTGCTGTCTCCGCGGAGACTCCGGCGACGGTCTCGGTCTCGTGAGCGCAGCGCTCCGGTATCGGGTCCCATCCTCCCTGATGCCACGGACCGCATTTGAGGAGCCGGACGGTGGCCAGCCAGGTTCCGCGGATCAACCCGTATTCGGTCAGCGCATCGACGGCGTACTGACTACAGGTGGGCATGAACCGGCATGTGGGAAGCCGCAGAGGGGAGATGGTGTGGCGGTACAGCTGGATCACGTAGATCACCGCGCGGACTGCCCGCACGCCGATACGGCGTCTCATGGGGACGCCCTGCGCTTCGAGCTCACCCGCTCGAGCGCTTGACCCAACTGTCGTTCCAAACGGGACGACGTGGCGTCACGACTGCTCGGCCTGGCCCGGATCACGATGAGATCGGCAGGGTCAAGACCGGATACGAACGTTTTGGCGACGTGCCGCAGACGGCGGGACACGCGGTGACGCTCCACCGCGTTGCCGACGGCTTTGGACACGATCAGACCGATCCGCGGCCCGTTCGCGTCGCCGTCATCGCCGGCATTGCCTGCGTTGCTTTCAAGGCGCAACGCGTGTACGACGACATCGGGTTGCGCGGCACGCACGCCGCGACTGACGGTGACACTGAACTCCGCGGACCGCCTCATCCGGTTTCGAGCCGGAAGCACCGCGCTGGATCCTGCCTGTGCCGGCGCAGGATCACGCAGTGAGCGCGCGACGGCCCTTGCTACGCCGGTTGGCAACGATCGCGCGGCCGGCGCGGGTGCGCATCCGCAGCCGGAACCCGTGAACACGCGCACGGCGGCGGTTGTTGGGCTGGAAGGTCCGCTTGCCCTTGGCCACGGCAATCTCTCCTTGTATTCGTATGGCGACCGCGGCCGCTCGACACTGTCGTGTCGATCAGACGCGCCCACCGTCACTAAGCTCGTTAAGCTTCGTCGGTCGTGCTTTACTAACCGGCGCGGTCTCCGGGCGGACCCGGGCGCAGCCGTATCGCCACGTGCGGGCGACTGCTCGAGGGTACTGACGAGATTTGCCTGGGTCAAACCTGCTCCAACCGCTTGATTGGATGCTGCCCAGAGTGTTGCA
Coding sequences:
- the yidD gene encoding membrane protein insertion efficiency factor YidD, whose product is MRRRIGVRAVRAVIYVIQLYRHTISPLRLPTCRFMPTCSQYAVDALTEYGLIRGTWLATVRLLKCGPWHQGGWDPIPERCAHETETVAGVSAETAAAENPVWETPAKRGESKSRV
- a CDS encoding protein jag encodes the protein MTDAQTTDPGADQDDKVETTAPAVGAEDDLEERLVAEGEIAGDYLEELLDLLDFDGDIDLDVEGDRAVVSIDGGNDLSKLVGRKGEVLDALQELTRLAVHQKTGERSRLMLDIARWRRRRRDELAALGEKVARRVLETGQREELAPMTPFERKIVHDAVAAIDGVRSESEGVEPSRRVVILLG
- a CDS encoding N-acetylmuramoyl-L-alanine amidase, producing MSSLRRGDRGGAVTEIRAALAALGLIENPDTDLSTGRHVALDVFDDELDHAVRAFQQHRGLLVDGIVGEATYRALREASYRLGARILSHQFGAPMYGDDVATLQARLQDLGFYTGLVDGYFGLQTHNALMSYQREYGLYPDGICGPETLRSLYFLGSRVTGGSPHAIREEELVRRSGPRLSGKRVIIDPGRGGSDHGLIMQGPHGPISEADILWDLASRLEGRMTAIGMDTVLSRPPNRSPSDAERAQTANGVGADLMISLRCATQPSPAANGVASFYFGNSHGSVSTIGRNLADFIQREVVARTGLRDCRTHGRTWDLLRLTRMPTVQVDIGYITNPGDRGLLVSPQTRDAIAEGVLAAVKRLYLLGKNDRPTGTFTFAELLAHELSVEQAGRGA
- the rpmH gene encoding 50S ribosomal protein L34; its protein translation is MAKGKRTFQPNNRRRARVHGFRLRMRTRAGRAIVANRRSKGRRALTA
- the parA gene encoding chromosome partitioning ATPase ParA encodes the protein MGSGQSKGQGVVQKPNVSRETWDSATSTWVTDAAMDTPIAAEAEQATRVLHSSARRQLPRPERQRVFTIANQKGGVGKTTTAVNVAAALALQGLRTLVIDLDPQGNASTALSIEHRPGTPSSYEVLIGEIPVEEALQQSPHNERLYCIPATIDLAGAEIELVSMVAREGRLRTALAELKNHNFDYVFIDCPPSLGLLTINALVAAPEVLIPIQCEYYALEGVGQLLRNIEMVKAHLNPELSVSTVILTMYDGRTKLADQVAEDVREHFGDKVLRTVIPRSVKVSEAPGYGMTILNYDPGSRGALSYLDASREIAERGAPPRQQ
- the sigM gene encoding RNA polymerase sigma factor SigM, which codes for MGRGEFAGAAHTRSDAELLAAHVAGDRYAFEELVLRHHRQLRRLAYLTSNHLDDADDAVQEALLKAHRTAATFRFDCAVSSWLYRIVVNACLDRLRRSRTQPSATHYVELGHVNHLRDPAADPAPRVTTAITVERALLQLPVDQRAAVVAVDMQGYSVAETARLLGVAEGTIKSRCARARAKLARTLQYFDGDEPQPATSAHRGAAHP
- a CDS encoding ParB/RepB/Spo0J family partition protein; its protein translation is MNQPARKRSGLGRGLAALIPTGPVDGAPDGLSPKIGATAADVLMGGAPSAPTPPAGTDAPAAPPEDGAAGDSAVQPLDRDEVGATYREIAPTAIEPNPRQPRQVFDDEALSELVHSIREFGLMQPIVVREVEPKGDIRYQIVMGERRWRAAQQAGLTAIPAIVRETADDGMLRDALLENIHRVQLNPLEEASAYQQLLDEFGVTHDELAARIGRSRPLISNMIRLLRLPIAVQRRVAAGVLSAGHARALLALEGGPEAQEELAARIVAEGLSVRATEEAVTLANREGKTTPAPRRKPIQMPGLQDVAERLSTAFDTRVTVSLGKRKGKIVVEFGSVDDLQRIVELMSAQKE
- the yidC gene encoding membrane protein insertase YidC; this encodes MFNFFSLDIIYYPVSAIMWVWYKAFSFLLGPTNFFAWALSVMFLVFTLRAILYKPFVKQIRTTRQMQELQPQIKALQKKYGKDRQRMALEMQKLQKEHGFNPILGCLPMLAQVPVFLGLYHVLMSFNRTQTGIGRLGLSVEENRSLGNYVFSATDVQHFLDANLFGAPLGATMIQQHGLEAFTEFNRLAVIVVGVPIMILAGIATHFNSRASVARQSVEAAANPQTAMMNKLALYVFPLGVVVGGPFLPLAVIMYWLANNIWTYGQQHYVFGKIEKEEEAKKAEMLERRAANAPAPGAKPNRAKKAQPGGQAGTEGEAGSATELTGESSGTSEPTTDSGATGASGTSGTTPTNRTPKPGARPKKRKR
- the trxB gene encoding thioredoxin-disulfide reductase is translated as MSTSQTVHDVIIIGSGPAGYTAAIYAARAQLKPLVFEGTQFGGALMTTTEVENYPGFREGITGPELMDQMREQALRFGADLRMEDVDAVQLEGPVKTVVVGDETHQARAVILAMGAAARHLGVPGEEALTGMGVSTCATCDGFFFRDQDIAVVGGGDSAMEEATFLTRFARSVTLIHRRDEFRASKIMLERARANEKITFLTNTEITQIEGDPKVTGVRLRDTVTGEESKLDVTGVFVAIGHDPRSELVRGQVELDDEGYVKVQGRTTYTSLDGVFAAGDLVDHTYRQAITAAGSGCAASIDAERWIAEQD
- the rnpA gene encoding ribonuclease P protein component, with the protein product MLPARNRMRRSAEFSVTVSRGVRAAQPDVVVHALRLESNAGNAGDDGDANGPRIGLIVSKAVGNAVERHRVSRRLRHVAKTFVSGLDPADLIVIRARPSSRDATSSRLERQLGQALERVSSKRRASP
- the trxA gene encoding thioredoxin, with the protein product MSEDSATVAVTDDSFSTDVLGSSKPVLVDFWATWCGPCKMVAPVLEEIAAEKGDQLTVAKIDVDANPATARDFQVVSIPTMILFKDGAPVKRIVGAKGKAALLRELSDAL
- the rsmG gene encoding 16S rRNA (guanine(527)-N(7))-methyltransferase RsmG, yielding MFHVKHGSVPATPEAASLVFGDRLEAAELYARILAGAGVEWGLLGPREVDRVWERHILNSAALGELMEPGERVADIGSGAGLPGIPLALARPDIHVTLIEPLLRRSEFLRETVTELGLDVTVVRGRAEDRGVRDRVGEMDVVTSRAVASLDKLTRWSVPFLRDGGRMLPIKGERAEVEIEEHRRVMESLGAVDARVVRCGANYLSPPVTVVDARRRAAKPGRNKSGRTARSRGRTGRR